A window of the Oscillospiraceae bacterium NTUH-002-81 genome harbors these coding sequences:
- the clpP gene encoding ATP-dependent Clp endopeptidase proteolytic subunit ClpP, with translation MSLVPYVIEQTSRGERSYDIYSRLLKDRIIFLGEEVTDVSASLIVAQMLFLESEDPGKDIQLYINSPGGSVTAGMAIYDTMKYIKCDVATTCIGMAASMGAFLLAGGTKGKRFALPNAEVMIHQPLGGAQGQATEIQIAAEHILKTKKKLNSILAENCGKPLDVVMADTERDNWMSAEEAKAYGLIDHVIEKHA, from the coding sequence ATGAGTTTAGTACCTTACGTCATTGAGCAGACAAGCAGAGGAGAGAGATCCTACGATATTTATTCCCGCCTGCTGAAGGACCGGATCATTTTTCTCGGTGAGGAAGTGACCGACGTGTCTGCAAGCCTGATCGTGGCACAGATGCTTTTCCTGGAATCTGAGGATCCGGGAAAGGATATCCAGCTGTACATCAACAGCCCGGGCGGATCTGTGACAGCAGGTATGGCGATCTACGATACGATGAAATACATCAAGTGCGATGTGGCAACGACCTGCATCGGTATGGCAGCCAGCATGGGTGCGTTCCTGCTTGCAGGCGGAACCAAGGGCAAGCGTTTTGCCCTGCCCAACGCAGAAGTGATGATTCATCAGCCGCTGGGCGGCGCACAGGGACAGGCAACGGAGATTCAGATTGCTGCCGAGCACATTCTCAAGACCAAGAAGAAGCTGAATTCTATCCTGGCTGAGAACTGCGGCAAGCCTCTGGATGTTGTCATGGCAGATACCGAGAGAGATAACTGGATGTCTGCTGAGGAAGCAAAAGCATATGGCCTGATCGATCATGTGATCGAGAAGCATGCATAA
- the tig gene encoding trigger factor, whose protein sequence is MSVQVENLEKNMAKLTIEVSADDLEKALQAAYLKEKNKISVPGFRKGKVPRAMIEKMYGPEIFYDDAANRLIPDAYAEAADESKLEIASQPKIDVVQLEKGKPFIFTAEVAVKPEVTLGEYKGLEVEKTDTAVTDEEVDAQVEKERDSNARTITVEDRPVQKGDQTIIDFEGFVDGVAFEGGKGEDYPLTIGSDAFIPGFEDQLIGAEKGAEVEVKVQFPAEYHAEDLAGKPAVFKVTVKEIKAKELPALDDDFAQDVSEFNTLEEYKADVRKKLEEKKEAAAKEAKEEAAIAKAIENAQMDIPEAMIDTQTRQMMDEFASRLQQQGLALQQYYQFTGMDNDKLAEQMKPNALKRIQTRLVLEAVVKAEDIKATEEEYKAEVEKMAKMYQMETEKLEQLIGEAEAETMKEDIAVQKAADLIRDTAKEV, encoded by the coding sequence ATGAGTGTACAGGTGGAAAATTTAGAGAAGAATATGGCGAAGCTTACCATTGAGGTATCCGCAGATGATCTGGAGAAAGCACTCCAGGCTGCTTATCTGAAAGAGAAGAATAAGATCAGCGTTCCGGGATTCCGTAAGGGAAAAGTTCCGCGTGCCATGATCGAGAAGATGTACGGACCGGAGATCTTCTATGATGATGCGGCTAACCGCCTGATCCCTGATGCATATGCCGAGGCAGCAGACGAGAGCAAGCTGGAGATCGCTTCCCAGCCGAAGATCGACGTTGTTCAGTTAGAGAAGGGCAAACCGTTCATCTTTACCGCTGAGGTAGCTGTAAAGCCTGAGGTAACACTTGGCGAGTACAAGGGACTGGAAGTAGAGAAGACAGATACCGCTGTGACAGACGAGGAAGTAGACGCACAGGTTGAGAAAGAGAGAGACAGCAACGCACGTACCATCACCGTTGAGGACCGTCCGGTACAGAAGGGTGACCAGACCATCATCGACTTCGAGGGATTTGTTGACGGCGTTGCCTTCGAGGGCGGCAAAGGCGAGGACTATCCGCTGACCATCGGTTCCGATGCATTCATCCCCGGTTTTGAGGATCAGCTCATCGGCGCAGAGAAAGGTGCAGAGGTTGAGGTAAAGGTGCAGTTCCCTGCTGAGTATCATGCAGAGGATCTGGCTGGCAAGCCGGCAGTGTTCAAGGTAACCGTGAAGGAGATCAAGGCAAAGGAGCTTCCGGCTCTGGACGATGATTTCGCACAGGACGTTTCCGAGTTCAACACACTGGAAGAGTACAAGGCTGATGTCCGCAAGAAACTCGAGGAGAAGAAAGAGGCAGCAGCAAAAGAGGCCAAGGAAGAGGCAGCTATCGCCAAAGCCATCGAGAACGCACAGATGGACATTCCGGAAGCCATGATCGATACACAGACAAGACAGATGATGGATGAGTTCGCAAGCCGTCTGCAGCAGCAGGGTCTGGCACTGCAGCAGTACTATCAGTTCACCGGCATGGACAACGACAAGCTGGCTGAGCAGATGAAGCCCAACGCCCTGAAGAGAATCCAGACAAGACTGGTACTGGAGGCTGTTGTGAAGGCTGAGGATATCAAGGCTACCGAGGAAGAGTACAAGGCTGAGGTAGAGAAGATGGCAAAGATGTACCAGATGGAGACAGAGAAATTAGAGCAGCTCATCGGCGAGGCTGAGGCTGAGACAATGAAAGAGGACATTGCTGTCCAGAAAGCAGCAGATCTGATCAGAGATACTGCAAAGGAAGTATAG
- a CDS encoding DJ-1/PfpI family protein produces the protein MKKAVVFLADGLEEIEGLTVVDLLRRAGVQVTMVSIKEKERMVTGAHNIVIQADCCFEDVDFADKDLLVLPGGMPGTTNLGSHAGVTGQIRKFYEEGKMIAAICAAPTVFGQMGLLEGREATCYPGLEEKLTGAKVVYTEVAVSDNVTTGRGPGKSIPFALSLVSQLLGQETADDLAKTLVYA, from the coding sequence ATGAAGAAAGCAGTTGTATTTCTTGCAGACGGCCTGGAGGAGATCGAGGGCCTTACCGTGGTGGATCTGCTGCGCAGAGCGGGCGTGCAGGTGACGATGGTTTCGATTAAGGAAAAAGAGCGGATGGTCACCGGTGCACACAATATTGTGATCCAGGCGGACTGCTGCTTTGAGGATGTGGATTTCGCAGACAAGGATCTGCTGGTGCTGCCGGGCGGCATGCCGGGAACGACCAACCTGGGCAGTCACGCCGGTGTGACCGGACAGATCCGGAAATTTTACGAAGAGGGCAAAATGATCGCAGCCATCTGTGCGGCGCCCACCGTATTCGGACAGATGGGCCTTCTGGAAGGACGGGAAGCGACCTGCTATCCGGGCCTGGAAGAAAAGCTGACCGGCGCAAAGGTGGTATATACAGAGGTGGCAGTTTCTGACAACGTGACCACCGGCAGAGGCCCGGGAAAATCCATTCCCTTTGCATTGTCTCTCGTTTCCCAGCTGCTGGGACAGGAGACAGCGGACGATCTGGCGAAGACACTGGTGTACGCATAA
- a CDS encoding transglutaminase-like domain-containing protein: MYQDLAFMKVPLPEDVLKLKTYGDYAGAQKMIRYFLEHKDIPQALRRRLEIEQEVIGVMGADEYPYDYAEALDIMTSHLRDFKEEELQYLKEISAADWIYIDGEVHFQRRFYENLIKTRPDLAARVMVEDVDDARGNALKQKLLNDNVRYMKEHGGRTVHTRIRAAIKAKKEFEEVGRKVRVHLPIPKVYEQVSNVQIHASSPEITYTAPEDAPQRTVYFETALQPDQEFMVEYSFDYHVNYVELDPAKVSREQPDFCLEEQAPHIMFTPYLRELRDELAGEETNPVILARRFYDFVTTKVMYSYMREYFTIECIPEYCAVNLKGDCGVQALLFITLCRMSGIPARWQSGLYATEYYTGCHDWAQFYVAPYGWVFADPSFGGSAWRAGEKERWNYYFGNLDIFRMPANSEIQKEFMPEKKWLRIDPIDNQRGEFEYEDHGLRFSQIEVSQELLSMEDIEK; the protein is encoded by the coding sequence ATGTATCAGGATTTAGCTTTTATGAAGGTTCCCCTTCCGGAGGACGTTCTGAAATTAAAAACATATGGGGATTATGCAGGAGCCCAGAAAATGATCCGTTATTTCCTGGAGCATAAGGATATCCCCCAGGCGCTGCGCAGACGTCTGGAGATCGAGCAGGAAGTCATCGGTGTCATGGGCGCAGACGAGTACCCTTACGATTATGCAGAGGCACTGGACATTATGACCAGCCACCTGCGGGATTTTAAGGAAGAGGAGCTGCAGTATCTGAAAGAGATCAGTGCGGCTGACTGGATCTACATTGATGGAGAGGTGCATTTTCAGCGCCGCTTCTATGAAAACCTGATCAAGACCCGACCGGATCTGGCGGCCCGGGTCATGGTGGAGGATGTGGACGATGCCAGAGGCAACGCCCTGAAACAGAAGCTGCTCAACGACAACGTGCGCTACATGAAGGAGCACGGCGGAAGAACGGTACATACCCGCATCCGTGCCGCCATCAAAGCGAAGAAGGAATTCGAGGAAGTGGGCCGCAAGGTGCGCGTCCATCTGCCCATCCCGAAAGTGTATGAGCAGGTTTCCAACGTACAGATCCATGCGTCCAGCCCGGAGATCACCTACACGGCGCCGGAGGATGCCCCGCAGCGTACCGTCTATTTTGAGACAGCGCTACAGCCGGATCAGGAATTCATGGTGGAATATTCCTTTGACTATCATGTGAACTATGTGGAGCTGGATCCGGCTAAAGTGTCCAGAGAGCAGCCGGATTTCTGCCTGGAAGAGCAGGCACCCCACATCATGTTTACCCCATATCTGCGGGAGCTGCGGGATGAGCTGGCAGGGGAGGAGACCAACCCGGTGATCCTGGCCCGCCGGTTCTATGATTTCGTGACAACGAAGGTGATGTATTCCTATATGAGAGAATATTTCACCATCGAGTGTATCCCAGAGTACTGTGCGGTCAATCTGAAGGGAGACTGCGGCGTACAGGCGCTGCTGTTCATCACTCTCTGCCGCATGTCCGGTATCCCGGCACGCTGGCAGTCCGGCCTCTATGCCACCGAGTACTACACCGGCTGTCATGACTGGGCACAGTTCTATGTGGCACCCTATGGCTGGGTATTTGCAGATCCGTCCTTCGGCGGCAGTGCATGGCGGGCAGGAGAGAAGGAGCGCTGGAATTATTACTTCGGCAATCTGGACATCTTCCGTATGCCGGCCAACTCCGAGATCCAGAAGGAGTTCATGCCGGAGAAGAAATGGCTCCGCATCGACCCCATCGACAACCAGAGAGGCGAGTTTGAGTACGAGGATCACGGGCTTCGGTTCTCCCAGATCGAGGTATCCCAGGAGCTGCTTTCCATGGAAGATATCGAAAAATAA
- a CDS encoding dipeptide epimerase, with translation MKITGIKVRQVEVPLKEPFRISLGVITHSRSAIVSVETDEGLVGYGEGAPAILITGESLSGTNDVIKAMERDLIGVDPTDLEKVYWIMDRAAAHSGSAKNAIDMACYDLLGKKAGMPVYKLLGGQNNYIETDMTVGIDEPEIMAAKAKKHVEAGFDTIKTKVGTSFDEDIARVKAIREAVGDDIKIRVDANQAWTAKEAVRLIERLNEYNLELVEQPVAYHDIAGLEYVTKHSIVPIMSDESCFNSKDALRLVERRAIDYLNIKLMKCGGIREALKINAICEAAGIEVMLGCMAEESNLGITAAASLGAATKNITRADLDATFSLSELAFEGGMYVEDTKKLVLPEVPGFGFIGFKDEQ, from the coding sequence ATGAAAATTACAGGAATCAAAGTTCGTCAGGTGGAAGTACCGTTAAAGGAGCCTTTTCGCATTTCTCTGGGTGTGATCACACACTCCCGCAGTGCCATCGTATCTGTGGAGACCGACGAGGGTCTGGTGGGCTACGGCGAGGGCGCACCGGCCATCCTCATCACCGGTGAGAGCCTTTCCGGCACCAACGATGTGATCAAAGCCATGGAGCGTGACCTCATCGGCGTGGATCCCACCGATCTGGAAAAGGTATACTGGATCATGGACCGGGCAGCAGCCCATTCCGGCAGCGCCAAGAATGCCATTGATATGGCCTGCTACGACCTGCTGGGCAAGAAAGCCGGTATGCCGGTATACAAGCTGCTGGGCGGACAGAACAATTACATCGAGACCGATATGACCGTGGGCATCGACGAGCCAGAGATCATGGCTGCCAAGGCAAAAAAGCACGTGGAGGCCGGGTTTGACACCATCAAGACCAAGGTCGGCACTTCCTTTGACGAGGATATCGCCAGAGTAAAAGCCATTCGTGAGGCTGTGGGCGATGACATTAAGATCCGTGTGGATGCCAACCAGGCATGGACAGCGAAAGAAGCTGTTCGTCTCATCGAGCGTCTGAACGAGTACAATCTGGAGCTGGTGGAGCAGCCGGTGGCTTACCACGATATTGCCGGTCTGGAATATGTCACCAAGCATTCCATCGTGCCCATCATGTCCGACGAGAGCTGCTTCAATTCCAAGGATGCCCTTCGTCTGGTGGAGCGCCGTGCCATTGACTACCTGAACATCAAACTGATGAAGTGCGGCGGTATCCGTGAGGCGCTGAAGATCAACGCCATCTGTGAGGCAGCAGGCATCGAGGTGATGCTGGGTTGTATGGCAGAGGAGAGCAATCTGGGCATCACCGCAGCTGCCAGCCTGGGCGCTGCAACAAAGAACATCACCCGTGCCGATCTGGATGCAACCTTCTCTCTGTCCGAGCTGGCATTTGAGGGCGGCATGTATGTAGAAGACACGAAGAAGCTGGTACTTCCGGAAGTGCCCGGTTTCGGCTTCATCGGTTTTAAGGACGAGCAGTAA
- a CDS encoding dipeptide ABC transporter ATP-binding protein, with amino-acid sequence MSEESKTPLLEVKDLKKWFPAKSSAFSREKAFIKAVDGVSFTLNAGETLGVVGESGCGKSTMGRSVLRLLEPTSGQVLFEGKDYTALKSADLRKSRTDLQIIFQDPYASLDPRMTIGDIIGEPLDIQLKLPAKERMQRVLKTMERVGLNTRYINRYPHEFSGGQRQRIGIARAIVLEPKLMVCDEPVSALDVSIQAQVLNLLMDLQKEMGMAYIFISHDLSVIKHISDRIMVMYLGHVVELANKEDLYQRTMHPYTTALLSAIPVPDRKHKKEKIVLEGDLPSPANPPAGCVFHTRCYKAQEICKTQVPELRDCGNGHCCACHFPEQPQA; translated from the coding sequence ATGAGTGAAGAAAGCAAAACACCATTGTTAGAGGTGAAAGATCTGAAAAAATGGTTTCCTGCGAAAAGCTCTGCGTTTTCCCGGGAAAAAGCATTTATCAAGGCGGTGGACGGCGTCAGCTTTACGTTAAACGCCGGGGAGACGCTGGGCGTGGTGGGAGAGTCCGGCTGCGGCAAATCCACCATGGGACGCTCGGTGCTGCGCCTGCTGGAACCCACCAGCGGTCAGGTGCTGTTTGAGGGTAAAGACTACACGGCGCTCAAAAGCGCGGATCTGAGAAAATCCCGTACCGATCTGCAGATCATTTTCCAGGATCCGTACGCATCCCTGGATCCGAGAATGACCATCGGCGACATCATCGGAGAGCCGCTGGACATCCAGTTAAAGCTGCCCGCCAAGGAGCGGATGCAGCGGGTGCTGAAAACCATGGAGCGCGTGGGACTGAACACCCGGTATATCAACCGGTATCCCCATGAGTTTTCCGGCGGACAGAGACAGAGGATCGGCATTGCCAGAGCCATTGTGCTGGAGCCGAAGCTGATGGTATGTGACGAGCCGGTATCCGCGCTGGACGTATCCATTCAGGCGCAGGTGCTGAACCTGCTTATGGATCTGCAGAAGGAAATGGGCATGGCGTACATTTTCATTTCCCATGATCTGAGCGTCATCAAACATATTTCCGACCGGATCATGGTCATGTATCTGGGCCATGTGGTGGAGCTGGCCAACAAAGAGGATCTGTATCAGCGGACGATGCATCCGTACACCACGGCGCTGCTGTCTGCGATCCCGGTACCGGACCGGAAGCACAAGAAAGAGAAAATCGTGCTGGAGGGCGATCTGCCAAGCCCGGCCAATCCGCCGGCAGGCTGCGTGTTCCACACCAGATGCTACAAAGCCCAGGAGATCTGCAAGACCCAGGTGCCCGAGCTTCGGGACTGCGGAAACGGCCACTGCTGTGCCTGCCATTTCCCGGAACAGCCCCAGGCTTAG
- a CDS encoding ABC transporter ATP-binding protein codes for MSEKLLEVKNLKTYFYTDDGVVKSVDDVSFSVEKGKTLGIVGESGCGKSITSLSIMQLVETPPGKIVGGEILYQGENLLEKNKDQMRKIRGGEIAMIFQEPMTSLNPVFTVGKQIMEALMLHTDLDKAQAKERAIEMLKLVKIPLPEKRFNEYPHQLSGGMRQRVMIAMALSCNPKLLICDEPTTALDVTIQAQILDLINELKEKLGTSVMMITHDLGVIAEVADDVMVMYAGKVVEYGSADDIFESPKHPYTVGLMNCIPKLTDEDHTHLAVIKGMVPSFDQMPKGCAFCPRCAEARDICRERMPELTEVDGQKVRCFKYSKEWEDAR; via the coding sequence ATGTCAGAAAAACTGCTTGAAGTAAAAAACTTAAAGACCTATTTTTACACCGATGACGGTGTAGTGAAGTCGGTAGATGATGTTTCCTTTTCTGTAGAAAAAGGAAAGACGCTTGGTATCGTAGGAGAATCCGGTTGTGGAAAAAGTATCACCTCTCTTTCCATCATGCAGCTGGTAGAGACGCCGCCGGGAAAAATCGTGGGCGGCGAGATCCTGTACCAGGGGGAAAATCTGCTGGAGAAAAATAAAGATCAGATGCGAAAGATCCGCGGCGGAGAGATCGCCATGATCTTCCAGGAGCCCATGACTTCCCTGAACCCGGTATTTACCGTGGGAAAACAGATCATGGAAGCACTGATGCTACACACGGATCTGGACAAGGCCCAGGCGAAAGAGCGTGCCATTGAGATGCTGAAGCTGGTAAAGATCCCGCTGCCGGAGAAACGGTTCAACGAGTATCCCCATCAGCTGTCCGGCGGTATGCGCCAGCGTGTCATGATCGCCATGGCGCTGTCCTGTAATCCGAAGCTGCTCATCTGTGATGAGCCGACGACGGCGCTGGACGTGACGATCCAGGCGCAGATCCTGGATCTGATCAACGAGCTGAAAGAGAAGCTGGGCACCTCTGTCATGATGATCACCCATGATCTGGGCGTTATCGCAGAGGTGGCCGATGATGTGATGGTCATGTATGCCGGAAAAGTGGTGGAGTACGGCTCGGCGGATGATATTTTCGAATCCCCGAAGCACCCGTATACGGTGGGCCTGATGAACTGTATCCCGAAGCTGACGGATGAGGATCATACTCATCTGGCGGTGATCAAGGGCATGGTTCCAAGCTTTGACCAGATGCCCAAGGGCTGTGCGTTCTGCCCGCGCTGTGCGGAGGCCAGAGACATCTGCCGGGAGCGGATGCCGGAGCTGACCGAAGTGGATGGCCAGAAGGTACGCTGTTTTAAATATTCCAAGGAATGGGAGGACGCCAGATGA
- a CDS encoding ABC transporter permease: MKTNIFNKQKKFEQEVLSGEYAVGDMEYSSYYKDSFKRLKKNKMSMFCLIVIVLLILIAIFAPLIAPCDPNLQDYTAILQAPSKLHLLGTDEYGRDILSRIIYGTRVSLSVGILAQVIATIIGVTMGSLAAYYGGWVDTVISRIMEIFAAFPDLIFAMAIMYVLGPGMKNIFVALGLLTWVRTARMIRGSILQLKEKEYVEAAKASGATPFYIITRHLIPNCISTIIVLVTLGIPNAIMYEASLSFLGMGIQPPTPSWGSMISFAQSYISYMPTYSIFPGIAIMITVIAFNIFGDGLRDALDPKMKNQ, encoded by the coding sequence ATGAAGACAAATATATTTAATAAACAGAAAAAATTTGAACAGGAAGTCCTGTCCGGCGAGTATGCCGTTGGCGATATGGAATATTCCAGTTACTATAAAGACAGCTTCAAGCGTCTGAAAAAGAACAAGATGTCCATGTTCTGCCTGATCGTCATTGTTCTGTTGATCCTGATCGCGATTTTTGCGCCGCTCATCGCGCCCTGCGATCCGAACCTGCAGGATTACACCGCGATTTTACAGGCGCCGTCCAAACTGCATCTGCTTGGCACCGACGAGTATGGACGCGACATTTTATCGAGAATCATTTACGGAACAAGAGTTTCCTTAAGCGTTGGTATTCTGGCACAGGTCATTGCCACAATCATCGGTGTGACCATGGGATCTCTGGCTGCTTACTACGGCGGCTGGGTGGATACGGTGATCTCCCGTATCATGGAGATCTTCGCGGCGTTCCCGGATCTGATCTTCGCCATGGCGATCATGTACGTGCTGGGGCCGGGCATGAAGAATATCTTCGTGGCACTGGGCCTTCTGACCTGGGTGCGCACGGCGCGTATGATCCGCGGCTCCATTTTGCAGTTAAAGGAAAAGGAGTACGTGGAGGCTGCCAAGGCAAGCGGTGCGACACCGTTCTACATTATTACGAGACATCTGATTCCCAACTGTATTTCCACGATCATCGTGCTTGTAACGTTAGGCATCCCGAATGCTATCATGTATGAGGCATCCTTAAGCTTCCTCGGCATGGGTATCCAGCCGCCGACACCGAGCTGGGGTTCCATGATCAGCTTTGCACAGTCCTATATCAGTTACATGCCGACCTACAGCATCTTCCCGGGTATCGCCATCATGATCACCGTTATCGCCTTCAATATTTTTGGCGACGGTCTTCGTGACGCACTGGACCCCAAGATGAAGAATCAGTAA
- a CDS encoding ABC transporter permease: MFQYILKRLGQTFLVLIGITLITFLLLNVVPGDPVAMMLDKRADEATIEKVRHEMGLDVPLHEQYIDFVKGAVKLDFGTSYFTKEVVTDAIVRCFKVTVKLAAMSFLFAVVLGITCGMIAAVYRGRWIDSALMTLSVVGVSAPSFWIAIILQIVIGLKLDLLPISGFDGPLNYILPSIALGTRYAGSIARITRTSMLDVIKQDYIRTARSKGVKESVVIMKHALKNAMIPIVTLVGTELGNMLTGSMLIEKVFSIPGIGKLAVDAMSNRDLPLLQGTVVYIALVFVIVNLVVDLSYALIDPRIRYGKGEG; this comes from the coding sequence TTGTTTCAATACATACTAAAACGACTGGGACAAACGTTTCTGGTTCTGATCGGGATTACGCTGATCACTTTTTTGCTCTTAAATGTCGTACCGGGAGATCCGGTGGCGATGATGCTGGATAAGCGTGCGGATGAAGCCACCATTGAGAAGGTCCGTCACGAGATGGGACTGGATGTTCCTCTTCATGAGCAGTATATTGATTTTGTCAAGGGCGCGGTAAAGCTGGATTTCGGTACTTCTTACTTTACCAAAGAGGTGGTGACAGACGCCATCGTGCGCTGCTTTAAAGTAACGGTAAAACTGGCTGCCATGTCGTTTCTGTTCGCCGTGGTGCTCGGCATCACCTGCGGCATGATCGCCGCGGTGTACCGGGGCAGGTGGATCGATTCGGCACTCATGACGTTGTCTGTGGTAGGTGTGTCTGCGCCGTCCTTCTGGATCGCCATCATCTTACAGATCGTCATTGGACTGAAGCTGGATCTTCTGCCGATCTCCGGTTTTGACGGACCGCTGAACTACATTCTGCCGAGTATCGCGCTGGGCACCCGTTATGCGGGCAGCATTGCGCGTATCACAAGAACGAGTATGCTGGATGTCATCAAGCAGGATTACATCCGTACGGCCCGTTCCAAAGGCGTGAAGGAATCTGTGGTCATCATGAAGCATGCGCTGAAAAATGCCATGATCCCCATTGTCACCCTGGTTGGTACAGAGCTTGGCAACATGCTCACCGGCTCCATGCTCATCGAGAAGGTATTCTCCATTCCGGGCATCGGCAAGCTGGCCGTGGATGCCATGAGCAACCGCGACCTTCCGCTTTTGCAGGGAACGGTGGTATACATTGCCCTTGTATTCGTTATCGTCAATCTGGTCGTTGACCTTTCTTATGCCCTGATTGACCCGAGAATCCGTTACGGGAAAGGAGAGGGCTGA
- a CDS encoding ABC transporter substrate-binding protein, which translates to MKKRLVSLALALALTAGCLTGCGGSKDENKADATATTNTASSEASGEKILRVASEDPQVPLDMQLNTYSIIMKVTDNVTESLMLTNDKGELEPTLLAEMPVLSEDKLTYSFTLKDGVTFHNGAPLTSNDVKYSLERMVSKYKMSSLLEKVAGYQEFFDEQADEITGIEIVDDTHFNIHMSEIYTPLLSALSTPYCAIYPAEACEEAGDNWGMSVLYGTGPFKLVSYQTGVGVELAKNENYHGGEVKLDGIKYTFIDDPNTGVLEYQKGNIDVVYLDASLYPTYANGDLKDELYTFNPVGGYYLSLNVKDIPEVKVREAMTYAIDRDAICNSVLFGTATPNSNFLQDGLIGADDSAEQFAYDPEKAKSLLAEAGYPDGYDLRITVNTKYPTSLTIATAVQAQMAEAGIRVEIEQVDSAAWTDMKKNGGVTCGIGNWYVDYNDPDSMLYPVSDGRVDLNSIFWHNDEFKQLMIDGVQTEDTAERQEIYAHADHILTHEEFAVAMIYNETMFYLKKPYVKDFAVTFTYRTMFNNTDIEY; encoded by the coding sequence ATGAAAAAGAGATTAGTAAGTCTTGCACTTGCGCTCGCTTTGACAGCTGGCTGCCTGACAGGCTGCGGCGGCTCCAAGGATGAGAACAAGGCAGATGCAACCGCAACCACCAACACTGCATCCTCCGAGGCAAGCGGAGAGAAGATTCTTCGCGTGGCATCTGAGGATCCCCAGGTACCGCTGGATATGCAGCTGAACACCTACAGCATCATCATGAAGGTGACAGACAACGTGACCGAGTCCCTGATGCTGACAAACGATAAAGGTGAGCTGGAGCCCACCCTGCTGGCTGAGATGCCTGTACTGTCTGAGGATAAGCTGACGTATTCCTTCACTTTGAAGGATGGTGTGACCTTCCACAATGGTGCACCGCTGACAAGTAATGATGTGAAGTATTCTCTTGAGAGAATGGTAAGCAAGTATAAGATGTCAAGCTTACTGGAGAAGGTGGCAGGATATCAGGAATTCTTTGATGAGCAGGCAGATGAGATTACAGGTATCGAGATTGTTGACGATACACACTTCAATATCCATATGTCTGAAATTTATACGCCGCTGTTATCTGCTCTTTCCACACCTTACTGCGCAATTTATCCGGCAGAGGCATGTGAAGAGGCCGGAGATAACTGGGGTATGAGCGTTCTGTACGGCACAGGCCCTTTCAAGCTGGTGAGCTATCAGACAGGCGTAGGTGTTGAGCTGGCGAAGAACGAGAACTACCATGGCGGCGAAGTGAAGCTGGACGGCATCAAGTACACCTTCATTGATGATCCGAACACCGGTGTTCTGGAATACCAGAAGGGCAATATTGATGTGGTTTACCTGGACGCTTCCCTGTACCCGACATACGCAAACGGTGATCTGAAGGATGAGCTTTACACCTTCAATCCGGTAGGTGGCTATTATCTGTCCCTCAATGTAAAGGATATCCCGGAGGTAAAGGTTCGTGAAGCAATGACCTACGCAATTGACAGAGATGCGATCTGCAACAGCGTCCTGTTTGGAACCGCTACCCCGAACTCCAACTTCCTGCAGGATGGCCTGATTGGTGCAGACGACAGCGCAGAGCAGTTCGCATATGATCCGGAGAAAGCGAAATCCTTACTGGCAGAGGCCGGATATCCGGATGGTTATGATTTAAGAATCACTGTAAATACAAAATATCCGACATCCCTGACCATTGCTACCGCAGTACAGGCACAGATGGCAGAGGCTGGCATCCGCGTGGAGATCGAACAGGTTGACAGCGCTGCATGGACAGATATGAAGAAAAATGGCGGTGTGACCTGCGGTATCGGTAACTGGTATGTGGACTACAACGATCCCGACAGCATGCTGTATCCGGTAAGTGATGGACGTGTAGACCTGAATTCCATCTTCTGGCACAACGACGAATTCAAGCAGCTGATGATCGATGGTGTGCAGACAGAGGATACTGCAGAGAGACAGGAGATTTACGCTCACGCAGACCACATTCTGACTCATGAGGAATTTGCAGTGGCAATGATCTATAACGAGACCATGTTCTATTTGAAGAAACCTTATGTAAAAGACTTCGCAGTTACCTTTACATATCGTACGATGTTTAACAACACAGATATTGAATACTAG